One Pyrus communis chromosome 13, drPyrComm1.1, whole genome shotgun sequence genomic window carries:
- the LOC137712487 gene encoding calcium-dependent protein kinase 1-like: MGNNCSSATLPSSAQDPADHHHHPSNGAVRILPPNASAPPKPKPHTPPTTTSASGTAPIGRVLGRPMEDIRSTYTFGRELGRGQFGVTYLVTDKQTKQLFACKSIATRKLINHDDVEDVRREVQIMHHLTGHRNIVELKGAYEDRHSVNLVMELCAGGELFDRIIAKGHYSERAAANLCRQIVTVVHYCHSMGVMHRDLKPENFLLLSKDEDSPLKATDFGLSVFFKPGDVFKDLVGSAYYVAPEVLRRRYGAEADIWSAGVILYILLSGVPPFWGENEQGIFDAILRGHLDFVSDPWPSISSSAKDLVKKMLRADPKERLTAADVLSHPWMREDGDASDKPLDIAVLSRMKQFRAMNKLKKVALKVIAENLSEEEIIGLKEMFKSMDTDNSGTITYEELKAGLPKLGTKLSESEVRQLMEAADVDGNGTIDYIEFITATMHMNRMEREDHLYKAFEYFDKDKSGYITVEELEQALKKYNMGDEKTIKEIIAEVDTDRDGRINYDEFAAMMRKGNPELVTNRRRK; encoded by the exons ATGGGTAACAACTGCAGTAGCGCCACTCTCCCGTCCTCCGCCCAAGACCCCgccgaccaccaccaccacccatcAAATGGCGCCGTTCGCATCCTCCCTCCCAATGCCTCCGCCccacccaaacccaaaccccaCACACCCCCAACCACCACCTCCGCTTCCGGCACCGCTCCCATCGGCCGGGTCCTGGGCCGGCCCATGGAAGACATCCGGTCCACCTACACCTTCGGCCGCGAGCTCGGCCGCGGCCAATTCGGCGTCACCTACCTCGTCACCGATAAGCAGACAAAGCAGCTGTTTGCCTGCAAATCCATTGCCACCCGCAAGCTCATCAACCACGACGACGTCGAGGATGTCCGCCGCGAGGTCCAGATCATGCACCACCTCACCGGCCACCGTAACATCGTGGAGCTCAAGGGAGCTTACGAGGACCGCCACTCCGTGAACCTTGTCATGGAGCTCTGCGCCGGCGGCGAGCTCTTCGATCGGATCATAGCTAAAGGCCACTACTCCGAGCGAGCTGCGGCCAATCTCTGCCGGCAGATCGTCACCGTGGTTCATTACTGTCACTCGATGGGGGTTATGCATAGGGATTTGAAGCCGGAGAATTTCTTGCTTTTGAGCAAGGACGAAGACTCGCCGCTCAAGGCCACCGATTTCGGGCTCTCGGTGTTCTTTAAGCCAG GAGATGTATTTAAGGATCTTGTGGGAAGTGCATATTATGTTGCTCCTGAAGTGTTGCGTCGCCGTTATGGAGCTGAGGCTGATATTTGGAGTGCAGGGGTGATACTATACATTCTACTTAGTGGGGTCCCACCATTCTGGGGAG AGAATGAACAAGGTATCTTTGATGCTATCCTTCGTGGACATCTTGACTTTGTGTCTGATCCTTGGCCTTCCATTTCCAGCAGTGCCAAAGATCTTGTGAAGAAAATGCTCCGAGCTGATCCTAAGGAACGACTTACAGCAGCCGACGTCCTAA GTCATCCATGGATGCGGGAAGATGGTGATGCATCTGATAAACCTCTTGATATTGCTGTTCTATCTAGAATGAAACAGTTCAGGGCAATGAACAAACTCAAAAAAGTAGCATTGAAG GTAATTGCAGAAAATCTTTCTGAAGAAGAAATCATAGGCTTGAAGGAAATGTTCAAATCCATGGACACAGATAACAGTGGAACAATTACATATGAAGAGTTAAAAGCTGGCCTTCCAAAACTGGGTACCAAGCTCTCTGAGTCAGAAGTGAGACAGTTGATGGAAGCG GCTGATGTCGATGGAAATGGAACAATTGACTACATCGAGTTTATAACAGCTACCATGCACATGAATAGAATGGAAAGAGAGGATCATTTATACAAAGCCTTTGAATATTTTGACAAAGACAAGAGCGG GTACATCACGGTGGAAGAGTTGGAGCAAGCGCTTAAGAAGTATAATATGGGTGATGAGAAAACAATCAAGGAAATCATTGCAGAAGTTGACACAGATCGT GATGGTAGGATTAACTATGATGAGTTTGCAGCCATGATGAGGAAAGGCAATCCTGAGTTGGTCacaaatagaagaagaaaataa
- the LOC137712866 gene encoding aluminum-activated malate transporter 9-like yields MNGKKGSHSIEINIPCSVTKVKQHESSKGEREGEGGGFSLKAWVWNVWEFAREDSNRVKFSLKVGLAVLLVSLLILFRAPYEVFGTNIIWSILTVAIMFEYTVGATFNRGFNRALGSLLAGILAISVAQVALSSGRVAEPIIIGFSIFIIGTITSFMKLWPSLVPYEYGFRVVLFTYCLIVVSGYRLSMGNPMRTAMDRLYSIAIGGFVAVLVNVLVCPIWAGEQLHKELVNNFNSVADSLEECVRKYLEDDGSVHPEFSKTVMDEFPDEPAYRKCKNTLNSSAKLEALAVSAKWEPPHGRFRHFFYPWSEYVKVAAVLRYCAYEVMALHGVLHSEIQAPYNLRITFQSEIRDATSHAAELVRSLGKDISHMKRSTRTSLLMKLHSSTERLQRAIDVHSYLLTSPSEPPDTNTYSKPLTRLSLTLSNTFSDVTSQLADLDSSNSLEKNSSQQLNQSTQQQQTEPNNYHELMRKQSRRQHYSWPPRQVDAFEEEGSAGDFLPRMKALESTAALSLANFTSLLIEFVARLDHLVEAVDELSKLAKF; encoded by the exons ATGAATGGAAAAAAGGGTAGTCATAGTATTGAGATTAACATCCCTTGTTCTGTGACCAAAGTCAAACAGCATGAATCCAGCaagggagaaagagaaggagaaggaggaggctTCTCCCTTAAGGCTTGGGTGTGGAACGTTTGGGAATTTGCCAGAGAAGATAGCAACAGGGTGAAATTCTCACTGAAAGTGGGGCTGGCTGTGCTTCTTGTGTCTTTGCTTATACTCTTCCGAGCACCTTATGAAGTTTTTGGCACCAATATCATCTGGTCTATCCTCACTGTTGCCATCATGTTCGAATATACAGTCG GTGCAACTTTTAACAGAGGATTTAACCGAGCTCTTGGGAGTTTGCTTGCCGGAATCTTGGCCATTAGTGTTGCTCAAGTAGCACTAAGCTCTGGACGCGTAGCTGAACCTATCATCATTGGCTTTAGCATCTTCATAATCG GAACCATTACATCGTTCATGAAGTTGTGGCCATCACTCGTGCCATATGAGTATGGGTTCAGGGTCGTACTTTTCACCTATTGTTTGATCGTTGTTTCTGGGTATCGCTTATCGATGGGAAACCCGATGAGGACAGCAATGGATCGACTCTACTCTATCGCCATCGGAGGGTTTGTAGCTGTCTTAGTGAATGTGCTTGTTTGCCCTATTTGGGCTGGTGAGCAATTGCATAAGGAGCTAGTCAACAACTTTAACTCGGTGGCTGACTCACTTGAAG AATGTGTTAGGAAATATCTAGAAGATGATGGGTCAGTGCACCCTGAATTCTCGAAAACTGTTATGGATGAGTTTCCAGATGAGCCTGCTTATAGGAAGTGCAAGAACACATTGAACTCATCAGCAAAATTGGAGGCTTTG GCTGTGTCGGCAAAATGGGAGCCACCGCACGGCAGATTCAGGCACTTCTTCTATCCCTGGTCAGAATATGTCAAGGTGGCAGCAGTTTTGAGATATTGTGCTTATGAGGTCATGGCACTTCATGGAGTTTTGCACTCTGAAATTCAG GCACCCTACAACCTCCGGATTACATTCCAATCGGAGATCCGAGATGCGACGAGCCACGCCGCAGAACTGGTAAGAAGTCTAGGCAAAGACATCAGCCACATGAAAAGAAGCACCAGAACATCCCTACTCATGAAACTCCACAGCTCAACAGAGCGACTCCAACGCGCCATCGACGTACACTCTTACCTCCTCACATCGCCGTCCGAACCCCCGGACACCAACACCTACTCCAAGCCACTCACCAGGCTCTCTCTAACCTTGTCGAACACCTTCTCCGATGTCACCAGCCAACTGGCTGATCTCGACAGCAGCAATAGCCTCGAGAAGAACTCGAGCCAGCAACTAAACCAAAGCACACAGCAGCAGCAGACGGAGCCTAACAATTACCATGAGCTGATGAGGAAGCAGTCGAGGAGGCAGCATTACTCATGGCCACCTCGACAGGTTGATGCTTTTGAAGAAGAGGGATCGGCTGGAGACTTCTTGCCGAGGATGAAGGCGTTGGAAAGCACGGCAGCGTTGTCCCTGGCCAACTTCACTTCGTTGCTGATAGAGTTTGTGGCCAGGCTTGATCACTTGGTTGAAGCAGTTGATGAGCTTTCTAAACTGGCCAAATTCTAA
- the LOC137712867 gene encoding uncharacterized protein, which produces MDNRLQSLGFAANFSSNAFKIVGNSMQVGEAGGEYSADTILRLNSPGSSMAYMPSPKGIKRKWSLVGGSLTQHVGSSLALGLGRSTSSSDSKGSSATACTIMSSAKEMDEESSMDFELDFALHLGNEKVPSLRKPAKSALELQPKVDLELSLSTGLSESEITSVNPSPGSVLSGMELPLAAGGAQTVDGVTSFPLKRRFSMQPLQTSFNPGASILFNEVSQKMDFTATVPDLSSSMLTTPNSSVTCISSGITRKQQSQHRSSNSKTCQVEGCGKGARGASGRCISHGGGRRCQRSGCHKGAEGRTVYCKAHGGGRRCEFLGCTKSAEGRTDFCIAHGGGRRCSHEGCTRAARGKSGLCIRHGGGKRCQRENCTKSAEGLSGLCISHGGGRRCQGIGCTKGAQGSTLFCKAHGGGKRCTAPGCTKGAEGSTPYCKGHGGGKRCAFQGGGHCTKSVHGGTNFCVAHGGGKRCAMPECTKSARGRTDYCVRHGGGKRCKSEGCGKSAQGSTDFCKAHGGGKRCSWGHPGSVYGVQASAPCNSFARGKTGLCALHSGLVQDNRVHGGITLGPMVQDPKRGKSEKMKEVVIADDMNVDVMNIVSGIRTSATGAYSDLKHGGESSVPTIVPEGRVHGGSLMALLAGDGLDSNANSMGSNPSGPKKSYMMHQNWM; this is translated from the coding sequence ATGGACAATAGGTTGCAGAGTCTGGGTTTCGctgcaaatttttcttcaaatgcCTTCAAGATCGTGGGCAACTCCATGCAAGTTGGTGAAGCTGGAGGGGAGTATTCTGCAGATACTATCTTACGGCTTAATTCCCCTGGTTCTTCAATGGCTTACATGCCAAGCCCAAAAGGAATCAAACGGAAGTGGAGTTTGGTTGGTGGATCTTTGACCCAGCATGTTGGATCTTCACTGGCGCTTGGGCTTGGCCGTTCAACAAGTTCTTCAGACAGCAAGGGGAGCTCAGCTACTGCTTGCACTATAATGTCTTCAGCCaaagaaatggatgaggagtccTCGATGGATTTTGAATTGGACTTTGCTCTTCATCTTGGAAATGAAAAGGTACCTAGCCTGAGGAAACCTGCTAAGAGTGCACTGGAACTGCAGCCTAAGGTTGACTTGGAGTTAAGTCTCTCCACTGGGTTGTCTGAATCTGAAATCACTAGTGTCAATCCTAGCCCTGGCTCGGTCCTTTCAGGCATGGAGTTGCCATTGGCGGCTGGTGGGGCCCAGACTGTAGATGGAGTAACTTCATTCCCTTTGAAGCGAAGGTTTTCCATGCAACCATTGCAGACTTCATTCAACCCAGGGGCTAGCATCCTTTTCAATGAGGTTTCACAAAAGATGGACTTTACTGCTACTGTTCCGGATCTCTCATCAAGCATGTTAACCACACCAAATAGCTCAGTCACCTGTATTTCTTCTGGGATAACACGGAAACAACAGTCACAGCATCGCAGCTCTAATTCAAAGACATGCCAGGTTGAAGGGTGTGGAAAGGGTGCCAGAGGTGCCTCGGGCCGTTGCATATCTCATGGTGGTGGTAGGAGGTGTCAGAGATCTGGCTGCCACAAGGGCGCTGAAGGCAGGACAGTGTACTGCAAGGCCCACGGTGGTGGCCGGAGATGTGAATTCCTTGGGTGCACAAAGAGTGCAGAAGGACGTACAGACTTTTGTATTGCTCATGGTGGTGGCCGGAGGTGCAGTCATGAAGGTTGCACTCGAGCTGCCAGAGGGAAATCAGGATTGTGCATCAGGCATGGTGGTGGCAAGAGATGTCAAAGAGAAAATTGCACAAAGAGCGCGGAGGGCCTTTCGGGCCTTTGCATCTCACATGGGGGAGGCCGTCGATGCCAAGGTATAGGATGCACAAAAGGGGCGCAAGGGAGTACATTGTTCTGCAAGGCTCATGGTGGGGGGAAGCGGTGCACTGCTCCTGGTTGCACCAAGGGAGCTGAAGGGAGCACACCCTATTGCAAAGGCCATGGTGGAGGGAAAAGGTGTGCATTCCAAGGTGGTGGGCATTGTACAAAGAGCGTGCATGGTGGTACCAACTTCTGTGTGGCACATGGGGGTGGCAAGCGATGTGCCATGCCTGAGTGCACAAAGAGTGCGAGGGGACGAACTGACTACTGTGTTCGACATGGTGGGGGAAAGAGGTGCAAGTCTGAAGGGTGTGGTAAGAGTGCGCAAGGCAGCACTGACTTCTGCAAGGCTCATGGTGGAGGGAAGAGATGCTCATGGGGCCATCCGGGGTCAGTTTATGGTGTCCAAGCTAGCGCCCCTTGTAACTCATTTGCAAGGGGGAAGACAGGCCTCTGTGCTCTCCATAGTGGTCTGGTTCAAGATAACAGGGTTCATGGAGGTATTACTTTGGGACCTATGGTTCAAGACCCTAAACGTGGGAAGTCAGAGAAGATGAAAGAAGTAGTGATTGCTGATGACATGAATGTTGATGTGATGAATATCGTGAGTGGCATAAGGACTTCAGCAACTGGAGCTTATTCTGACTTGAAACATGGTGGTGAATCTTCAGTCCCCACGATCGTGCCAGAAGGCAGGGTGCATGGGGGAAGTCTGATGGCTCTGTTGGCAGGCGACGGTTTAGATTCGAACGCAAACAGCATGGGAAGCAATCCATCTGGGCCAAAGAAATCCTACATGATGCATCAGAACTGGATGTAA